The sequence CACGACATCTACGACTTGATGCTGGTGGTGCTAGAGCACTTCGAGATTATTTTATGAGAATGTAGTACAAGAATAACGACTTTTTTGCGTTGATGGATTTAGACGATAACgggagattaaaaaatatttttttggcagATCTACGTAGTAGGGCAGCCTACTagtattttggtgatgtggtCACATTCGACACCACATACCTGACGAATAGGTATGAGATGACCTTTGCACCATTTtttggtgtaaaccaccatgaGCAGTCGATTCTTTTGGGAGCTGGGTTGATTTCCAGTGAAGGCACGGAGACCTTTACATGGCTATTTCAAACCTGGTTGCAGTGTATGGATGGTATAGCTCCAAAGGCTATTATTattgatcaaaacagagcaatgaaaaatgcaattgctaTTGTCTTTCCAGAAACTCGACATAGATTATGCCTGTGGCATATACTGAAGAAAGTCTCTGAGAAGCTTGAGTCGTATGCTGCCTACAGAAGTGGGCTGAAAACTCAACTGATGAAATGTGTGTACGACACACAAAcaattgaggagtttgagaaatgttgggTTGGGTTCATTAACACATACGACTTACAAGAAAATGCGTGGTTGAAAAGTTTATATGCGGAGCATGAGCATTGGGTACCGGTATTCCTAAGAGAGCACTTTTGGGCTGGAatgggctggaatgagtacaacccaGTGCAGCGAGAGTATGAATGCTTTTTTTGGCGGTTATGTTCATTCAAAGACAAACTTGAAGGAGTTTGTAAACCAGTTTGACAGTGCGCTgaggaagaaaattgagaatgaaaatcatGCAGAATTCTAGTCATTTGGCCAAACCATTCCCTGCATATCTAGATCTCTAATTGAAAAGAAAGTCCAATAATTGTACACTAATGCTAAATTTAGGGAAGTTCAGCAACAAGTAATAGGTGTGCTCGATTTGAATCCATTTCTACTTACATCGAATGGTGTAATGAAGAGTTATTTGGTAGAAGATGAAGTTCGTATTGAGGAGTTTACTAAACTGGTTACATATTCAGTGGACTTTAATGAGGATGACTGCAATGCTAAGTGTTCATGTGGGCTATTTCAAATGAAAGGGATATTGTGTAGGCATATTTTGGCCGTATTTAAATCTAACGGTATAAAATCATTCCCAGACCAGTACATTCTAGACTGGTGGAGGAAGGACATCAAGAGGAGATACACGTTAATCCGCAGTAGCTATGACGCAAGGGATCAGAGGCCAAATGGTAATAGACATTCAATTCTGTTGAATATGTGTTATGGGATGATAACTTATGCGGCAGATTCTAATGAGCAATTTGAAGATGCAAAGAAGAGGATACATAAAATGACTGAGAGTTATCGCAACCAGACACGCAACTTATCTTTGACCCAAACAGGTTTATACTGAACGAATTTTAAAGGCTATTAAAATGGTTTACTTCTTTAATAACTACttaatttctataattatatgatGTCCTATTTAACAGTTCTTTACCCATAATAGGTTCAAATACTGGTTTTATGATAGAGGACACAATTGCAGTTGGTAGTTTACAACAAGTCAAGAGTCCACTTGTTGTCAAAGGGAAAGGAATACCCCCATCTCTAAGGAGAGCATCTAGGATGGAGACAGAGTTGCAGAAGGTTAAAgccaaaaagaagaaagcaCAAGTTAGAGGGAAACTCAAACAAGTGCATGTTTTAATATTgggagaattaaaaataaacatgtgaatGTGTGTTAGATTTATAACATAAACTTAGATGAAAGAGTATTTTTACTTGTTACTTTATTATTAGAGAGATGAAGGAGATACACTAGAGATGAAGGAGATACACTAGAAGGAAATACACCAGCCATGGGCACGCGCAGGAATTTATTTGGGCCATCAGAAGTAGATATCACCAATCCTAGACAAGTGCAGGTATTagaaatatatctatttatattttccCTATCATGATTGGTAAATTGTCCTGCCTTTAATATGTCATaagaattttgttatttataaacaGTTTGTTGTAGACAGCTCAGCTTTTGACAGTAGTAGAACTCAGCACCGAGAAACAGTGGTTGGTAGCCAAGAAAGTGTAACATTTCTAAATTTTGCACAatttaattgtaatatttaaatgacaTTAATATTTGCATATTAATCCTAGCATATTTATTTGGGTTGGATGGCTCACAACCGGACCTCCCTCGGTTGTGATGGATCACAACCGGTGTAAAAAggttgaattttaatttttgcaagCTTGGCAAGTGATaggttttgtaattaattttgtaagaaGAAAGCTTGGTGGTTatagtttttgtaattatttttgtggaAAGCAAGCTTGACAAGTGATaagttttgtaattaattttgtaagaaGAAAGCTTGGTGATTatagtttttgtaattatttttgtggGAAGATATCTTGCAAGTGATAGGTTTTGTAATTATTTGCTATTCACAAAGCTTGGAAAGTGGGTATTCCTATAATTTTTGGAAGAAGtagattttgtaattattttatattcagaaagtttggatagtgatagtattttttggaagaaagtttttataattattttatattcctAGTGATGCAATTAGGCCAAATGGTATTGAGGAATGCCAGGTTTGAGTAGGATGATAATGAATTGCCAGGTTCATTTACGTGCAAATGGCCAATCGCACCAATACGGCCACACATAAGTGATATTGCGTGGTTTGAGTAAGATATGCATTGCTAGATCCAAAAGTTTTGGACTTTTTCCTCGTTTGAGTAGGATATGCACAAGTGACATTGCGTGGTTTGAGTAGGATATGCAGTGCCATTGCTGTGTCAACGTCCCATGCTTGCAATGGTGCTCCAGTTCAACAGCTCAGGAAATTTTGGAACTCAAGCTCATACTAGTCTCATCATATCCACAAGCCAAGACCACAGTACATCCCActcatatatatacactagtaGTGGATCAACGTGCCagttggaaggaaaaataaattttaccaGAATATAAAAGGTAGAAGCAGATAACAATACAAACTGACTAAAAAATGTGTTTATTACATACAACACAAAGATCTTTGTATTAAAGCTACAATAGCTTACAACATAGCAAATGATATTGtgcataattatttcaagtctATCAGTATACATCCAATATAAAATACTGATGTGTTTaccatacaattttttttttattagtaaagaATTAAATGTAATTGTGCCTGAACCCGGGTTCGTTCACAAGCTTCTGTGATtagatgaggaaaagaagacCTGGAAGATCCAATCCACCCTAACAACTCTCTTCACGATGGAGTGGCTGAAACTCCTTGCAACCCAAGCCGACCCATTGGACGAGTTTGAAATGGGGCCATTCTTTTACTATGTCCATTTTCCTGCAGGAAGAAAATTGACATTAAGAAAAGTTCACATGATTTGACAAAAAATCACAATCTTAAACCCCAAACTCTCTTTCTAATGTGTTTCACGAAAGTTCAGCCAGTTGCTTCCCCTTAACAGAGATCTTATTCAGTTAAGGTGCTAACaaatgaaaagtaaattttttttttttttttgataagtggaTGGAAACTAAATAAATGAgtcaaaatagataaacaagTTGTAAGCACACAAATTTGATGGTCCATGAATTTACCAGATGACATGATTTTGGATTAATGACAATGACATTTGTGATTTATTCGAGCATATGCCCAATATTCTAAGATGCTACTAAAGTCCAAGCTTTCAACATGTATCTTATgtatcattttacttatgtttataagtaaaatgatcaAAAGGCTCTATGTTTTATACTAAACCAATACCACCTATTTCACTTGAAATTGAGAGGATCCTTGGAATCACAAGTAGCATAGTGCTTTGaccctcatctgcatcaaattCCAGGTCTAGAAACACCATACTTACAACGCACCAGGACGAAGAACAAAGATGAAGAATCGAGAAATACAGAGCGCTAGAGAAAGGTTTTCTTCGTCTTCGTGGCATCACTCCCTTAGATGGGACAAAGCGTTAGCTCTGTACTCAAAGGAATGCATAGTTTTCAGTAAATCAAAGCTTCAATCACACTGAcgatattttgaataaaatcccAACATACAAAATCTTCTTGGGAAACTTAATAGTTGAAGGGAATTGATACCTGTTTGAAGAGACGATCAGAACTCTACGATCACTGGGGCGACTGATTGTCTAGTTCCACGTCGATACCTTCTTCTTAGATTAGGGTTTCAGGATGAAGCGAAAGGGGCTAGGTTAGGGTTCTTTCTCTTCCATTTTGTCTTCGAGGGAGAGAAAcacagagagggagggaaatgGAAAGGAAATGGGAGAGAGGTCTTCGTCTTCGAGGGAGAACACAGAGGGAGGGAAATGGAAGGGAAACGGAGAGAGGGCTCGGCGAAATAGAAGGTCTTCGTCTTCGAGGGAgagaaacacagagagagaaggaaatggaATGGAAAGGGAAATGGGAGAGAGGTATTCGTCTTCGAGGGAGAGGAACATGAAGAGTCTCGGCGAACTGAAATAGAAGGAAGGGGAAAGGAAGGAGGGAGGGATCTGGGGAAATGCTGAGACGGTGCGATTTGGGTtatgaaacggtgcgtttttaTTTTGTCCACGTCAGAGCCGTTTGCATGACGACGGCAGCAGACGACTGCAGCAAGCATTTTTGTTGGAATATTGAATTGCAAAAATGAGGACCTTCTTATAATATCACATTAAAGACGATAGAACgacaatgatatatatatatatatatataatattataagaaagTCTTACACCATATATGATATAGATCTACataatcaatatgtgatttgttatttttatccttatatttgaatacacacatatttaagcattaaaataaaagaacaataatgataaatcacataatTATGATTAAACGGAGATGTGTAGTGTAAGGTTTCTATGTCAaatttctcattaaaaaaaatctaagaatcGTCAATGCAAAAGGACAGTGCTAGCAGGCCAACCAGAGGTTACCGCTAGGCGTACCtctagtctatatatatatattttccttacattttttttaacaattttttaatatccttaatcattaagaaaaaaatttaaaaaaaaaacacaattttcttaatggtcattttcttaattattaaattaaaaaattaaaataattgaggGGTAATAACTTTGATCGAGTCCACTAGCATTTTTGCCAATGCAAATTAATGGGTCGTACTCCTGGAGTATATAAGCTTggtaaaacaaattaaaacttaaCATATACAACTTCTCAATTTATTGATCCGTGGCATACGTCTATTCAATTTCAatacaacaatattatatatggtcGATCGATCTAAttagtaaatatataataaacgtATTGTCTTTAAATGATGGCAATGATCGATGATCTAATTATTCCGTGGTGGAGGTACGATGATTGCTGTCTTTCCCAATTTCGACCTGAAAATTTGCTCAAATTCTGCAGAAACGTTGAGGGAGGCTTCTATATATGACCGCAGGAGATAAAAGCATCCCACACAGATGTCTTACCAGCCAACTTTTCCAAAACAGGCctcaccaaaaacaaaaaatcattacGTTAATGAACAACAGCAATTTTGCAAATAAAAATGTCCAGATGTAAGAGTATTTgagatacatacatatatatatatatatatatacacacacacgctAGCAGTGGTTTAACGTTCAAATTAATAAGCACGTTTGCCACATTTGtctaattggaagaaaaaacaaaattcctGAAAATAGTGTGTCTAAAGCGTAAATAAAGTGTGACTCCCTGCATACAGTACAAAATCTTGAATAATTGAATTAGATGTTAGTTCACAATCATCAATATTAAAAGAGTATATAAGATTGATTAATAAATAGCCtaattattatgagatttaaattatgttaaaatttctaattatttatttggttttactctcttaaaaatatttagcaaaatttcatcatttatttaataatgaaatattagtattttataaattaaagttaattttaaatgcatgatatgatatttatattttaattatctatttaagTTAGCttattttcaatgttttaaCCTCCACCGTTGGATCAAATCTAACGACTCAATATGAAGGGTTGGCTGACAAAACCAGAGACTAAAACCGTGATGACAAATCAAATAAGAGTGTTTGACAAAGTGCAAATGGAAAAAGTAAAACACAAAAAGGCTAAAATCGTAATAACACCTAACTACCAAGGGCATTGATGGGTAAAAATGTTAAACaataattactattcattactgttAATCACGGTTCATTACTGTTCATATATTATAAATGCTTTTAAGTATAAGAAGATTGTTACAAGCTTTGGCGATGGAATGAGTCAAGCGAGGTTCAACTGGAAAAGATGCCAGATCGAGTCGACGTGCCTTACctatattgaataaaatttgcAAGAACAGTTGGGTTGAGGAGGAACCCGCCTCTTTCAAAAcaagtttgaataataattttcttgattacTTCTTCATTTCTCTCATACAATGATATACTCAACTTTCCAAAATAAAGCAACATACGTAATTAAAGCTAACGATATTATTGCCAAAACATAGCAATAATTAAAGGAGAAAGTTTCTTATTGTGCGAGACTCGTCGATCACGTTGACGCTCCTCTTTATTCACTTTCCTTACTTGGCACccgtatcatatatatatatatatatatatacacacacacacatacacatgaGTGGtctttctatatataaacatcTTTGACACTTTATACACAGGAATTGATAACGAGACTTTAGAACCTTACCAAGGGCCCAAGCGTTCTTCATTATCCATCTATTCCATATAAGTCATGTTTCTTGTTGCAGCTGCAGTGAATACCCtccactacaagagattggaCTTTATGTTCCTAAAAGTTTTTTGGAAGCTGTGGCTTTGGCTGCCATGTATATACGGCCAAGATCTCCTAAAGTACTGATTATCCGAATTTGAGAGTCATGTAATGGAGTGGGAGAGAAATAGACATAAAATAAAGTAGATCCAACAATATTTATTGGTCATTTCAATCTACCATTCTCAATCACATAAAACTAAACTCATTGAACTTCTGCATTAAATTCTCTTACTCATTAAGacaaaccttttcttttttgttttttagtaatAGGGACAGTacttccaattttattaatagtcttCACTTTTGGCGAATGAATACCTTGTACAAAGAAAGAACTTGGGTTTACAAAAATCCCAAACCAAGTCCGAAACAAACTATGGcaaaccttttcttttcttttttttttcttatattaatcATTATGAAGTACGATCAAACACTAAACAATATATAAACCAATGAATCCCTTTCCATATATATGGAATACACTACTCGGAATGAAAAGAACAACTTGAATTATAAatgcaatattatatatttgtagaACTTTTGCATCAAACTTTCAAGCTAATTAACCGAAacaacttttattatttactatgaagtatcttcaaaaaataaatgactAATATATGAAAGAGACCATGAAGTAATGAAAAGAACCATTTGAATTATGAATTAACTGCAGTactatattcatatatatatagcacttttACATCAAGCTGATTCCAAACTGATCATGATCAAGACAACTTTACTTGGTAGGGTTCTGATCGAGGTGCTTGACCATTGAAGTATCATCAATGAATAAAGAGGAATTCTATGTATTAGCTGCATGCTATTCACTTTTACACCTCACGcctatagtttttgtttttcataaggtgtgtgggtgtttttcatagggtgtgggggTTTTTTCATAAGGTGGGGTGTGtgatagtgaatagtgactgatgagaagaattttttatgaataaaatatcaatGAACTCCTTTCATGGAATACACCATtggaagaataaaaaatataaaagttaatgCTACTTGTAACGCCACCAGCTTAATACCCACGTAATATGAATAGTGTTTCGTGTGTGTTATGTTAGTgttgtatttagtattactcGTTTGAAATATAAATGCATAAATCTTCGACTATATATGGAGATTCCAGGCGAATAATAGCCTGACTTTTCATCTACATCAAACGTTCAACTTTTCCATGTGTGATATTGATTTTCCCCCTCGATACTTTCTTTCTTGTGACAGTATTTTTGCAAACCTGTAAAAAGAGTTTAATGTACACATTAGAATTGTTATAAAtcatgtaaaatacattgtacACAGTGAGAAAAGTATGCGCAAAAACAGCGTATTTTTCCATACTTTCTCAAAGCCTCCTCATTTGTGCCACCATTTTCGACTGGTTCTGACAAACCAATCTTCAAATTCACCCTTGAAACTGGTTTCTTCAACAATTCTTCCCCAATACCCACAAGTCTGTCCAAGTTTTGCTTTGTAGATACATCAACAGAAGCTTCTGTCCCAGTCAATGTGTCATCCTAGCcactcatttcataaaaatattcattaataACTTCaaagttttattcaaaaactaGAGATCAAGTACTAAAATTAAAGAATTTCTTACTTGGATTCTAAGGTAATTGTCTTCAGAATGAAAAGCTTGGAAAACCACAGCAAGATGCAAATCAACCATATCTGCACTTGCTTGAGTAAACACATCCAATAAAGGAACTGAACCACCATGAAGTAACCAATCCAGAGTTCCCCACTTTGCTGCCATTTTTgcgttatattttttttctatctttcttgAGCCTGTGCCTACTGAGATTATCAGAAGGCGACCATAATCCGTGGGCTTAATTGGGAAGAAATCAGGATTTGCATCAAAGATCTGTTTGGTCACTTGGTTTATGGCTACTAAAGCCTAGACCACAATACCCacaagacaaaaaaatatataagtaattatcaaataataatgtttttttcaaaatttaaaacttataaaattaaataacatttgAGTGATAATATTAATTAGGAAAATGCtatctataattataattttacttacaaaaccATATGtagtgaaaattttaaaatctgaaattttaaatttaaattaaaaaaaaatactgataaaatgaagatgtcACTCAGTACGTATAATATTGTTCCGAAAATTATAGTTACGTATAACACtactcaattaattatatataccgGATTGTTTGCAGCGACACCACCATCTATTAGATTGAATTCACTGATATTCGGGCCTTCACAATCTTGGTTCTTGAAATAGTGGGCAGGAAGGTAAGTTGGAGCTGCTGAAGTGCCGATACATATGTCGGAAAGTCGAGCATTCAAACGGGAGTCCTTTTTTGCCTGCATGAAATTAAGTTAAAGAGATTGCATGGCGCTAACTTACGCACTtcacgactgtaaatattatttctcgaTATAAATGTATTTACATCTACATCACCAATaactcaaatatttaatattaaaagaaagcCTCAAACCCATACCTATCTTGTTTTTTTAAGATACTTGTGGattgaaagaaattatattaatggttttgttttgttttttgttttaagaaattaatgttCAACGTAAATGGCTTAATTTTTTACCTTGAGTAATATTAATTATACCTGATTTTTATTTCCcaattaagagaaattatatagTGGGGCTTAggtttttttatggttttctaGCTCTTGCAAGCGTTGGAGTAACTTGAAGTGAGATTAGTTtcgatagttttttttttttttttttttttttttttaagaaacacAGTTTACAATTTGAAGAGAGATAGACATAATTTGTAAACATGATCACAATATTAAATACTGCATATGGCTAATCATCTGGTCCTAATATTAAATACACGAGATCTGCATACCTTATGATCTATCTCTTAAAAATTTGCATAATGTATTTTGATCAGAAAATTGTACGTAGGATCCTCACTTTTTTTGGTTCCAAGTCTGAACAGActcagacttttttttttttcttttttcattttagaacTCAAAATCTGATCATTTCGTGAGAAAGAGATCAGAATATAGTACCTCATACGATGTGAAAATGGTTGGCTGCATATGTTTGATATCAAAAGTTGGTATGACAACATTTGTCAAAGTGTCACGCAGTCGAATTTCTCCTAATTTCTTCCTTAAAATCCTGTGAAGGTATTTTCCGTCATAATTCGGTCCTCTCAACGATCTGAGCACTTTTTTGATTGCTCCAAACAAGcccctattaaaaaaaataaataaataaccccattaaattctaacttgCTAATATTTAACTGTTGATCAGGCTATATATGCAAAGCTTAATTTCATGAATCCATgcaaagaatattatatataaagttattcggaaatgatttatatatactacaagaaaaacgggcttttgtgaccaatttattgcaaccaaaataCTATTCGCAACCAAAATTAGTTGTAAGTAGTCATTTCGTTGGAATTAATTAGTCACAAAAgcctgtttttcttgtagtatatatatatagttttaaaacaTACAAGCTCCAATAcatactctttttaaaaaaaattacagaaaatacggtacttacatgaaaaaatttccattttcatgatgaatctcattttttcaaaaagagtgtaCGAGATTTGTACAccttaaaattgtatataacattatatagATCAGGAATAAACAATACTCTAGCTAATATCAAAGAGATTACCTCTCTTGTGGGAAAATTCGAGGACAGTGTTCAAGATAGAAGGGCCTGATATCCTTAGCAGCGAAGAGAGGACGGTTATTTTCATCTGGAGCAGTTAACATAGCGGTTACAAGACCTCCTGTGCTTGTTCCTGCAATGATGTCAAAGTAGTCTGAAAGTCTGGCATCTTGATCACCATCTATTTCCTGCACAACATATAATAAGGATGTTGCATCAAACTAATTAGTGGTGACAATATATTACTAACTAGTTCTGCTCTggataacaatatattattaacttCTGCTCTGGATATACATGGTAATGATAAACAGCTTACAGTTTTGTTGCCATGGCCGattagttttatgcgtaagatCTGATCATTCTACTTGCAAATCAGTGTAAAAGGACagtacatattatatataccttCCCAATTGCTGATTTtcaagagaaatttaaaattttaagccGGCTTGCAAATATATTACTTGATCACATCGATCCAGTCCAAGATCTATCATAGTATCTATCTTGATTGCTAGccaacatatataaatacatatatatatatgagttttgctactcatcatcgcCACACACCACTCATCacacttgtttttatttattttaaattttttttgttttattctttttaaactaattaaattcttttactcatcatccatatacaccacatagttggtaagagaaaaaaataaaaaagtgtggtgtgtgaggatgatgaatagaatttttctatataatatatatatatatatatagttgacaTACAAGTATGTATAGATGATgctaatataaaaacaaaactaattaatatcTGAGTTTATGAGTGTATGTGTTTATGATCAATATATGATCCGGAGCTGACACTTGAATGAAAACAAAAGTATATATACCTGGAGTTGTGATTCAAGAAAAGCTAGTATAATTGCAGGGATGATCCCCCTGATACCACCCCCATCAATGCTTAGAATGGTGATCAAGTTCCTGTAATTAGTTGAGGGCTGTTCTGGTAGTACTTGAGAGGCCGACATTAATGGCGTTTTTTCCATTATGAAGTGATGATGAATTGCAAAAGCTAGCAAAGGAAGGCTAGCTTCTTAATTTAGGTTTGCAAGGAAGATCAAAGTTTCTGCTCTGGAAAATTTGGTCGAtcaatatcttatatttatagcCTTATATAGGTTGGTGTAAAAGCCATGCAGCATGCATATTCATGTCTTGGATAAGAACTTGATCTATAGCCAGATAATAACAAATCTCTGTCATTCATTCATGCATGGGATATTGATTAGAAAACATGTCACGTTTAATTCCTTTCATCATCCCTGGAACTACGTGGGAAGTACGCTTCAACTTTATACGTAAATTCCGCCAAAAATTGGGTATTTCTACACATATCTGCACGtttcaaattaaaaactttaacAAGTTTTGGGCCAGTGGAAGTACAGCCACAGAAGGAAAGTATTCCATGCATGGTTTTCATTTAGCGTAGAGTAgtcattcaactttttttcatgGATCTGCATGGGAATGTGCATGATTGCAGACATCATGATACAAAGAAATTTAGGTTTTTATCCTAAAGAAGCGTTTTACCAGCCTTGGTTATGGATAAGGCTAGCTGGATTAACTACATTTGGGGTCttagatgagacacaaaattcttatttaatcTCATTCCACCTTATCctatcttattttcaaatataattcaaatacaaaattttcaaactaatcattataacttttttaaactaattatcattactactttttcaaactttcaaataaaaaaataataattctaactttttcaaatctccgaataaaaataatattataaaactatattattataatattttaactttataatattttttattcaactttttctcgctctttttccaaaactcaaaaaatactcaactcaaactatctcacaactattcacaaactattttaccattattcacaaaattctcatcttatctcactctccaaacaaGTCTATAACATTGAAACGTAACTTTTCTTCTTGTCCtagttaaggatgttaaaagGACGGGATCAAGTGATTCATATAATGGACTTTATggattaatttaatatttattgtcatttgtataaatattagatttattctatatattttcaagccagtattatatatagagataccgtatacatcatttaaatagtaaaatttgatttgtaaaattcaaattttaaaattaaactttcaaatcaaattgtgccatgtaaatattttactaGATATATATGCTCCATACATGagcttgagaatataatttttttaaatattataatcatTTGTTATGCAAACTTGGTTTCGGGATTTATTTTAACCCAAGCTCTTAAATGTAAAAAGTATTCTTTTGCAAAAAGTGAGAAGGTATTAATAAGATTTGGAAATATAGTTCACATATCAAAATATCAAGTAACTTACTTCGCCTCACATTGGAGTGAGAGATCCATTGCCAAGACGCA comes from Juglans microcarpa x Juglans regia isolate MS1-56 chromosome 8S, Jm3101_v1.0, whole genome shotgun sequence and encodes:
- the LOC121244166 gene encoding protein FAR1-RELATED SEQUENCE 7-like; its protein translation is MTFAPFFGVNHHEQSILLGAGLISSEGTETFTWLFQTWLQCMDGIAPKAIIIDQNRAMKNAIAIVFPETRHRLCLWHILKKVSEKLESYAAYRSGLKTQLMKCVYDTQTIEEFEKCWVGFINTYDLQENAWLKSLYAEHEHWVPTNLKEFVNQFDSALRKKIENENHAEF
- the LOC121244167 gene encoding protein FAR1-RELATED SEQUENCE 1-like, yielding MKSYLVEDEVRIEEFTKLVTYSVDFNEDDCNAKCSCGLFQMKGILCRHILAVFKSNGIKSFPDQYILDWWRKDIKRRYTLIRSSYDARDQRPNGNRHSILLNMCYGMITYAADSNEQFEDAKKRIHKMTESYRNQTRNLSLTQTGSNTGFMIEDTIAVGSLQQVKSPLVVKGKGIPPSLRRASRMETELQKVKAKKKKAQTAQLLTVVELSTEKQWLVAKKV
- the LOC121244168 gene encoding patatin-like protein 2 → MSASQVLPEQPSTNYRNLITILSIDGGGIRGIIPAIILAFLESQLQEIDGDQDARLSDYFDIIAGTSTGGLVTAMLTAPDENNRPLFAAKDIRPFYLEHCPRIFPQERGLFGAIKKVLRSLRGPNYDGKYLHRILRKKLGEIRLRDTLTNVVIPTFDIKHMQPTIFTSYEAKKDSRLNARLSDICIGTSAAPTYLPAHYFKNQDCEGPNISEFNLIDGGVAANNPALVAINQVTKQIFDANPDFFPIKPTDYGRLLIISVGTGSRKIEKKYNAKMAAKWGTLDWLLHGGSVPLLDVFTQASADMVDLHLAVVFQAFHSEDNYLRIQDDTLTGTEASVDVSTKQNLDRLVGIGEELLKKPVSRVNLKIGLSEPVENGGTNEEALRKFAKILSQERKYRGGKSISHMEKLNV